A single region of the Eleginops maclovinus isolate JMC-PN-2008 ecotype Puerto Natales chromosome 4, JC_Emac_rtc_rv5, whole genome shotgun sequence genome encodes:
- the LOC134862561 gene encoding spectrin beta chain, non-erythrocytic 1-like isoform X1 — MTSLAAELDHMDLQTQYSSSNDTVNNRWDEDWDNENSSARLFERSRIKALADEREAVQKKTFTKWVNSHLSRVSCRITDLYLDLRDGRSLIKLLEVLSGEKLPKPTKGRMRIHCLENVDKALQFLKEQRVHLENMGSHDIVDGNHRLTLGLIWTIILRFTIQDISVECEDNKEKRSAKDALLLWCQMKTAGYPNVNIRNFSTSWRDGMAFNALIHKHRPDLIDFDKLKKSNAHHNLQNAFNLAEQHLGLTKLLDPEDISVDQPDEKSVITYVVTYYHYFSKMKALKVEGKRIGKVLDNAIETEKMVEKYESLASDLLEWIEQTIIILNNRKFANSLLGVQQQLQAFNTYRTVEKPPKFTEKGNLEVLLFTIQSKMRANNQKVFTPREGKLISDINKAWERLEKAEHERELALRTELIRQEKLEQLARRFDRKAAMRETWLSENQRLVSQDNFGFDLQAVEAATKKHEAIETDIAAYEERVQAVLLVARELEAESYHDIKRVAARKENVVRLWEYLLELLKARRLRLETNLGLQRVFQEMLHIMDWMDEMKMLLLSQDYGKHLLGVEDLLQKHALVEADISIQADRVKAVSSNATRFSVGDAGYKPCDPQVIEDRVSHLEFCYQELTQLAAERRARLEESRRLWKFFWDMAEEEGWIREKEQILSSVENGKDLTGSLRLLSQQRALEDEMSGRSGLLKNTITEGQDMVQAGHFAATKIQERVSDLQDQWVALERLAVARKVQLEEALALHQFQTDSDDVDAWTLDALRIVSSGETGHDEFSTQALVRKHKDAAAEVSSYRFVIDSLHEQAAALPEEEAQSEEVRGRLAGIEERYKEVSELTKLRKQALQDALALYKMFSEADACEVWIDEKEQWLNSMEIPEKLEDLEVIQHRFESLEPEMNNQASRVAVVNQIARQLMHNGHPGETDIKTQQDQLNNRWSQFRDLVDQKKESLNSALGVQNYHLECNETKSWIKEKTKVIESTQELGNDLTGVMALQRKLTGMERDLAAIEDKLGDLRGEAERLAQEHPDQAKAITGQLAEITAVWEEMKNTLKTREESLGEARKLQQFLRELDDFQSWLSRTQTAIASEDMPNTLAEAEKLMAQHEGIKNEVQNYEEDYQKMRDMGELVTQGQTDAQHMFLRQRLEALHIGWNELHKMWENRQNLLTQSHAYQLFLRDTKQAETFLNNQEYVLAHTEMPTTLEGAEAAIKKQEDFMTTMDANEDKINGVVEAGRRLARDGNINAERIQERVASIDDRHKKNREAAVELLMRLKDNRDLQKFLQDCQELSLWINEKMLSAQDLTYDEARNLHSKWLKHQAFMAELQSNKEWLDKIQKDGRLLVSEKPETDAVVTEKLSALHTMWAELESTTQTKAQCLFDANKAELFTQSCADLGKWMGGLEGQIQSDDYGKDLTSVNILLKKQQMLEKQVEVRQREVVELQSQVKALGKEVQDTEEVDGRRQLLENKFSELLDPLRRRRDFLVESREVHQFNRDVEDEILWVQERKAVASSCDLGSNLQTVQLLIKKNQTLQKEIQGHQPRIDDILERSLSLLKDDSPGSEATRGRLAALQELWSQLREEAQRRHDRLQEAHRAQQYYFDAAEAEAWMSEQELYMMSEEKAKDELSAVTMQKKHQIVEQAVEDYADAVHLLSKTSRGLVAEAHPESERISMRQSQVDKLYAGMKDLSEERRGRLEERLRLFLLNREVDELEQWIAEREVVAGSHELGQDYEHVTMLQERFREFARDTGNIGQERVDGVNQLADELINTGHGDAATVAEWKDGLNEAWADLLELIDTRTQILAASFELHKFYHDGKEILLRIVDKQKKLPEEAGRDQNTVETLQRMHSAFEHDIQALGTQVRQLQDDAVRLQAAYAGDKADDIQRREQEVLEAWRVLLESCDARRLRLLDTGDKFRFFSLVRDLMLWMEDVIRLIEAQENPRDVSSVELLMNNHQGIKAEIDARNDSFTAAIELGKSLLARKHFAAEEIKEKLLQLTDKRKEMIDKWEDRWEWLRLVLEVHQFSRDAGVAEAWLLGQEPYLSSREMGHSVDEVEKLIKRHEAFEKSAATWEERFSALERLTTMELLEVRRLQEEELQRRRPPPSPEPQQEDAQQQSVTQNGLPSDPESPPDAVEPPLMVNGDSGSKDPSPGGSPTPSRKKSSLASTLPPRTPDPGALLEGHLHRKHEWEGPNKKASNRSWHNVFCVINKQEVSFYKDGKAAAQGISYHGEPALRLQDAVCDIASEYKKKKHVFKLKAADGNEYLFQAKDEEDMSSWIQAVLNAGSDHSEAPGSVPGTPGSGRAQTLPALTSESSPGKREKDKEKEKEKRFSLFSKKKQ, encoded by the exons ATGACGTCGTTGGCGGCGGAGTTGGACCACATGGACCTGCAGACCCAGTACAGCAGCAGCAACGACACGGTGAACAACCGCTGGGACGAGGACTGGGACAACGAGAACAGCTCGGCCCGGCTGTTCGAGCGCTCGCGCATCAAAGCCCTTGCAG ATGAGCGGGAGGCGGTCCAGAAGAAGACCTTCACTAAGTGGGTGAACTCCCACCTGTCCAGAGTCTCCTGCAGGATCACAGACCTGTACCTGGACCTGAGGGACGGACGCTCCCTCATCAAGCTGCTGGAGGTCCTGTCCGGGGAGAagctg CCGAAGCCCACTAAGGGCCGGATGCGGATCCACTGCCTGGAGAACGTGGATAAGGCTCTGCAGTTCCTAAAGGAGCAGCGGGTCCACCTGGAGAACATGGGTTCTCACGACATCGTGGACGGGAACCACCGCCTGACGCTGGGCCTCATCTGGACCATCATCCTGCGCTTCACG aTCCAGGACATCAGTGTGGAGTGTGAAGACAACAAAGAGAAGCGGTCGGCTAAAGACGCTCTGCTGCTCTGGTGCCAGATGAAGACGGCCGG GTATCCCAACGTGAACATCCGGAACTTCAGCACCAGCTGGAGGGACGGCATGGCCTTCAACGCCCTCATCCACAAacacag GCCGGATCTGATCGACTTTGATAAGCTGAAGAAGTCGAACGCTCACCACAACCTTCAGAACGCCTTCAACCTGGCCGAGCAGCACCTGGGCCTCACCAAGCTGCTGGACCCCGAGG ACATCAGCGTGGACCAGCCGGACGAGAAGTCGGTGATCACCTACGTGGTGACGTACTACCACTACTTCTCCAAGATGAAGGCTCTGAAGGTGGAGGGGAAACGAATCGGCAAG gtccTGGATAACGCCATAGAGACAGAGAAAATGGTGGAGAAGTACGAGTCTCTGGCCTCCGACCTGCTGGAGTGGATCGAGCAGACCATCATCATCCTCAACAACAGGAAGTTTGCAAACTCCCTGCTGGgggtccagcagcagctgcaggcctTCAACACCTACCGCACCGTGGAGAAGCCCCCCAA gttcaCGGAGAAGGGGAACCTGGAGGTCCTGCTGTTCACCATCCAGAGTAAGATGAGAGCCAACAACCAGAAGGTGTTCACCCCCCGAGAGGGAAAGCTGATCTCAGACATCAACAAG GCCTGGGAGCGTCTGGAGAAGGCGGAGCATGAGAGGGAGCTGGCTCTGAGGACGGAGCTGATTCGTCAAGAGAAGCTGGAGCAGCTGGCCCGGCGCTTTGACCGGAAAGCGGCCATGAGAGAGACGTGGCTGAGCGAGAACCAGAGGCTGGTGTCGCAG GATAACTTCGGCTTCGACCTGCAGGCAGTGGAAGCGGCCACCAAGAAGCACGAGGCAATCGAGACGGACATCGCGGCGTACGAGGAGCGAGTCCAGGCCGTCCTATTGGTGGCCCGGGAGCTGGAGGCGGAGTCTTACCACGACATCAAGCGCGTGGCGGCGAGGAAGGAGAATGTGGTGCGGCTGTGGGAGtatctgctggagctgctgaagGCCCGCCGGCTGCGGCTGGAGACCAACCTGGGTCTGCAGAGGGTCTTCCAGGAAATGCTGCACATCATGGACTGGATGGACGAGATGAAA atgctgctgctgtctcaGGACTACGGGAAGCACCTGCTGGGCGTGGAAGATCTGCTGCAGAAGCACGCCCTGGTGGAGGCCGACATCTCCATCCAGGCCGACCGCGTGAAGGCCGTCAGCTCCAACGCCACAAGGTTCTCCGTCGGCGACGCCG GCTATAAGCCATGCGACCCTCAGGTGATCGAGGACCGGGTCTCTCACCTGGAGTTCTGCTACCAGGAGCTGACCCAACTGGCTGCTGAGCGCCGGGCCCGGCTGGAGGAGTCCCGCCGACTCTGGAAGTTCTTCTGGGACATGGCGGAGGAGGAGGGCTGGATCCGGGAGAAGGAGCAGATCCTGTCCTCGGTGGAGAACGGCAAAGACCTGACGGGTTCTCTAAGACTGCTGAGTCAGCAGCGAGCGCTGGAGGACGAGATGAGCGGCCGCAGCGGACTCCTTAAGAACACCATCACCGAGGGCCAGGACATG GTGCAGGCCGGACACTTTGCTGCCACAAAGATCCAGGAGCGGGTCTCAGATCTGCAAGATCAGTGGGTGGCTCTGGAGCGCCTGGCGGTAGCGAGGAAGGTACAGCTGGAGGAAGCTCTGGCGCTGCACCAGTTCCAGACGGACTCAGACGACGTGGACGCCTGGACGCTGGACGCCTTGCGCATCGTGTCGAGCGGGGAGACTGGCCACGATGAGTTCTCCACGCAGGCGTTGGTCCGGAAGCACAAGGACGCGGCGGCAGAGGTTTCCAGCTACCGGTTCGTCATCGACTCGCTGCACGAACAGGCTGCCGCACTGCCGGAGGAGGAGGCGCAGTCTGAGGAGGTCCGCGGGCGCCTGGCCGGCATCGAGGAGCGTTACAAGGAGGTGTCCGAGTTGACGAAGCTGAGGAAGCAGGCGCTGCAGGACGCGCTGGCGCTCTACAAGATGTTCAGCGAAGCAGACGCATGCGAGGTCTGGATCGACGAGAAGGAGCAGTGGCTGAACAGCATGGAGATCCCCGAGAAGCTGGAGGACCTGGAGGTGATCCAGCACCGCTTCGAGAGTCTGGAGCCCGAGATGAACAACCAGGCGTCCCGGGTCGCCGTGGTGAACCAGATCGCCCGGCAGCTGATGCACAACGGCCACCCGGGCGAGACGGACATCAAGACGCAGCAGGACCAACTCAACAACAG GTGGAGTCAGTTCAGAGACCTGGTGGACCAGAAGAAGGAGTCCCTGAACTCTGCGCTCGGCGTGCAGAACTACCACCTGGAGTGCAACGAGACCAAGTCCTGGATCAAGGAGAAGACCAAGGTGATCGAGTCCACGCAGGAGCTGGGCAACGACCTGACCGGCGTCATGGCGCTGCAGCGCAAACTCACCGGCATGGAGCGAGACCTCGCCGCCATCGAGGACAAACTGGGTGACCTGCGGGGGGAGGCTGAGCGTCTGGCCCAGGAGCACCCGGACCAGGCCAAGGCCATCACGGGCCAGCTGGCAGAGATCACGGCGGTCTGGGAGGAGATGAAGAATACGCTGAAGACCCGCGAGGAGTCGCTGGGCGAGGCCAGGAAGCTGCAGCAGTTCCTGCGAGAGCTGGACGACTTCCAGTCCTGGTTGTCGCGCACGCAGACCGCTATTGCCTCCGAGGACATGCCCAACACACTGGCCGAAGCCGAGAAGCTGATGGCGCAGCACGAGGGCATCAAGAACGAAGTGCAAAACTACGAGGAGGACTACCAGAAGATGCGGGACATGGGCGAGCTGGTGACGCAGGGCCAGACGGACGCGCAGCACATGTTCCTGCGGCAGCGGCTGGAGGCGCTGCACATCGGCTGGAACGAGCTGCACAAGATGTGGGAGAACCGGCAGAACCTGCTGACCCAGAGCCACGCCTACCAACTGTTCCTCAGGGACACCAAGCAGGCCGAGACCTTCCTCAACAACCAG GAGTACGTCCTGGCTCACACGGAGATGCCCACCACGCTGGAGGGCGCTGAGGCTGCCATCAAGAAGCAGGAGGACTTCATGACCACCATGGACGCCAACGAGGACAAGATCAACGGCGTGGTGGAGGCCGGGCGGCGGCTCGCCAGAGACGGGAACATCAATGCAGAGAGAATCCAGGAGCGAGTCGCCTCCATCGATGACAG GCACAAGAAGAACCGGGAGGCGGCGGTGGAGCTGCTGATGAGGCTGAAAGACAACAGAGACCTGCAGAAGTTCTTGCAGGACTGCCAGGAG ctgtCTCTGTGGATCAACGAGAAGATGCTCAGCGCTCAGGACCTGACCTACGACGAGGCCAGGAACCTGCACAGCAAGTGGCTGAAGCACCAGGCATTCATGGCCGAGCTGCAGTCCAACAAGGAGTGGCTGGACAAGATCCAGAAG GACGGCCGGCTGCTGGTGTCGGAGAAGCCGGAGACGGACGCCGTTGTGACGGAGAAGCTGTCGGCGCTGCACACCATGTGGGCGGAGCTCGAGTCCACCACTCAGACGAAGGCTCAGTGTCTGTTCGACGCCAACAAGGCGGAGCTGTTCACCCAGAGCTGCGCAGACCTGGGCAAGTGGATGGGGGGCCTGGAGGGCCAGATCCAGTCAGACGACTACGGGAAAGACCTGACCTCCGTCAACATCCTGCTGAAGAAACAACAg ATGCTGGAGAAGCAGGTGGAGGTGCGGCAGCGGGaggtggtggagctgcagagccAGGTGAAGGCTCTGGGGAAGGAGGTGCAGGACACGGAGGAGGTGGACGGGCGGAGGCAGCTGCTGGAGAACAAGTTCAGCGAGCTGCTGGACCCCCTGCGGAGGAGGCGGGACTTCCTGGTGGAGTCCCGGGAGGTGCACCAGTTCAACCGGGACGTGGAGGACGAGATT CTGTGGGTGCAGGAGAGGAAGGCCGTGGCCTCGTCTTGCGACCTCGGGAGCAACCTGCAGACGGTGCAGCTGCTCATCAAGAAGAACCAG ACACTGCAGAAAGAGATCCAGGGGCATCAGCCTCGTATCGACGACATCCTGGAGCGCAGCCTGAGTCTGCTGAAGGATGATTCCCCGGGGTCGGAGGCGACCCGCGGGCGGCTGGCGGCGCTGCAGGAGCTGTGGAGCCAGCTGAGGGAGGAGGCGCAGCGACGCCACGACCGCCTGCAGGAGGCGCACCGGGCCCAGCAGTACTACTTTGACGCCGCCGAGGCCGAGGCCTGGATGAGCGAGCAGGAGCTGTACATGATGTCTGAGGAGAAGGCCAAG gaCGAGCTGAGCGCCGTCACCATGCAGAAGAAGCATCAGATCGTAGAGCAGGCGGTGGAGGACTATGCTGATGCGGTCCACCTGCTGTCCAAGACCAGCCGGGGCCTGGTGGCCGAGGCTCACCCCGAGAG tgagaGGATCAGCATGCGTCAGTCTCAGGTGGATAAGCTGTATGCAGGTATGAAGGACCTATCAGAGGAGAGGCGGGGCCGTCTGGAGGAGAGGCTCCGCCTTTTCCTGCTGAACAGGGAGGTGGATGAGCTGGAGCAGTGGATCGCTGAGAGGGAGGTGGTGGCAGGAAGTCATGAACTGGGACAGGACTACGAGCACGTTACT ATGCTGCAGGAGCGTTTCCGGGAGTTTGCCCGCGACACGGGAAACATCGGGCAGGAGCGCGTGGATGGCGTGAACCAGCTGGCGGACGAGCTGATCAACACGGGGCACGGTGACGCGGCCACGGTGGCTGAGTGGAAGGACGGGCTGAACGAGGCGTGGGCTGACCTGCTGGAGCTCATCGACACCCGGACGCAGATCCTGGCCGCCTCCTTCGAGCTGCACAAGTTCTACCACGACGGCAAGGAGATCCTGCTGCGCATCGTGGACAAGCAGAAGAAGCTCCCGGAGGAGGCGGGTCGGGACCAGAACACCGTGGAGACGCTGCAGAGGATGCACTCCGCCTTCGAGCACGACATCCAGGCGCTGGGGACACAG gtgCGGCAGCTGCAGGATGACGCGGTGCGCCTTCAGGCGGCCTACGCAGGGGACAAAGCTGATGATATCCAGCGGCGGGAGCAGGAGGTTCTGGAGGCATGGAGGGTTCTGCTGGAGTCCTGCGACGCCCGGAGACTCCGGCTGCTCGACACCGGGGACAAGTTCCGGTTCTTCAGCCTGGTGAGGGACCTGATGCTGTGGATGGAGGACGTGATCCGGCTCATCGAGGCCCAGGAGAACCCCAG GGACGTGTCCTCGGTGGAGCTGCTGATGAACAACCATCAGGGCATCAAGGCCGAGATCGACGCCCGCAACGACAGCTTCACCGCCGCCATCGAGCTTGGGAAGTCGCTGCTGGCCCGGAAACACTTCGCTGccgaggag ATCaaggagaagctgctgcagctgacGGACAAGAGGAAGGAGATGATCGATAAGTGGGAGGACCGCTGGGAGTGGCTGAGACTGG tgCTGGAAGTGCACCAATTCTCCCGGGATGCCGGCGTGGCCGAGGCCTGGCTGCTGGGGCAGGAGCCCTACCTGTCCTCCAGGGAGATGGGGCACAGCGTGGACGAGGTGGAGAAGCTCATCAAACGCCACGAGGCCTTCGAGAAGTCCGCCGCCACGTGGGAGGAGAGGTTCTCCGCGCTGGAGAGGCTCACCACG atggagctgctggaggtgcgccggctgcaggaggaggagctaCAGAGGCGGAGACCCCCCCCCAGCCCCGAGCCTCAGCAGGAGGACGCTCAGCAGCAGag cgtCACTCAGAATGGGCTGCCCTCTGACCCCGAATCCCCCCCG GATGCCGTGGAGCCCCCCCTGATGGTGAACGGTGACTCCGGCTCTAAGGACCCGAGCCCCGGCGgctcccccaccccctccaggaaGAAGAGCAGCCTGGCCTCCACGCTGCCCCCCCGCACCCCCGACCCCGGGGCCCTGCTTGAGGGGCACCTGCACCGCAAACACGAGTGGGAGGGGCCTAACAAGAAGGCCTCCAACAG GTCTTGGCACAATGTGTTTTGCGTCAtcaacaaacaggaagtgagtttcTACAAAGACGGGAAGGCGGCGGCGCAGGGCATCTCGTACCACGGAGAGCCGGCTCTGCGCCTGCAGGACGCCGTCTGTGACATAGCGTCAGAatacaagaagaagaaacacgTCTTTAAACTGAA AGCCGCTGATGGAAACGAATATCTGTTCCAAGCCAAAGATGAA GAGGACATGAGCTCCTGGATCCAGGCCGTCCTGAACGCCGGCTCAGACCACTCCGAGGCTCCAGGCAGCGTCCCGGGAACACCGGGCTCGGGTCGGGCTCAGACGCTGCCGGCCCTCACCTCCGAGTCGAGTCCcgggaagagagagaaggacaaagagaaggagaaggagaaacgATTCAGCCTGTTCAGCAAGAAGAAGCAGTAG